The Centroberyx gerrardi isolate f3 chromosome 7, fCenGer3.hap1.cur.20231027, whole genome shotgun sequence genome contains a region encoding:
- the gcat gene encoding 2-amino-3-ketobutyrate coenzyme A ligase, mitochondrial: MSLGTAVRSFVRPVGGILRPPASVLNRGYAAIAEARSVLENELDSIRTAGTWKGERIITSKQGPQISVDGSRGTILNFCANNYLGLSSHPEVVQAGIDALKTYGAGLSSVRFICGTQDLHKNLEQKLAEFHQREDCILYASCFDANAGLFEVLLGPDDAILSDELNHASIIDGIRLCRAKRLRYKHMDLSDLETKLKESQSSRMRLVVTDGVFSMDGDVAPLQGICGLAEQYGAMVFIDECHATGFLGPRGRGTDELLGVMDRVHIVNSTLGKALGGAAGGYTVGPKPLIDLLRQRSRPYLFSNSLPPPVVGCATRAVELLLASNEIAESMTAKTMRFRNRMTQAGFTIAGSAHPICPVMLGDARLASLMSDDMLKLGVYVIGFSFPVVPKGKARIRVQISAAHTDEDIDRCVDAFIQTGKKHGVVS; encoded by the exons ATGTCTCTCGGAACAGCTGTCCGTAGTTTTGTCAGACCGGTCGGGGGCATTCTGCGGCCCCCGGCCTCGGTCTTGAACCGGGGCTACGCCGCTATCGCCGAAGCCAGATCGGTGCTGGAGAACGAGCTGGACTCGATCCGAACGGCGGGGAcgtggaagggagagaggatcATAACGTCCAAGCAGGGTCCTCAGATCAGCGTGGACGGCAGTCGTGGCA ccataTTGAATTTCTGTGCCAACAACTACCTTGGTCTGTCCAGTCACCCAGAGGTGGTGCAGGCAGGGATTGATGCTCTCAAGACATACGGTGCAGGACTGAGCTCTGTCAGGTTCATCTGTGGCACACAG GATCTACACAAAAATCTGGAGCAGAAGCTAGCGGAGTTTCATCAGAGGGAGGACTGCATCCTGTATGCCAGCTGTTTTGATGCCAACGCTGGGCTGTTTGAG GTTCTGTTGGGCCCAGATGATGCAATCCTATCTGATGAGCTGAACCACGCCTCCATCATCGACGGGATCCGTCTGTGTCGGGCAAAGAGGCTCCGCTACAAACACATGGACCTCAGCGATCTGGAGACCAAGCTCAAAGAGTCCCAG tcaTCTCGTATGCGCCTGGTGGTGACAGACGGAGTCTTCTCTATGGATGGAGATGTGGCTCCTTTACAGGGGATCTGTGGCCTGGCTGAACAGTATGGGGCCATGGTGTTCATCGATGAATGCCATGCTACCGGTTTCCTGGGGCCCCGGGGCAG AGGAACAGATGAGCTGCTGGGAGTGATGGACAGAGTTCACATTGTAAACTCCACGCTGGGAAAAGCACTGGGAGGAGCCGCTG gTGGCTACACAGTTGGCCCTAAGCCTCTGATCGACCTGCTGAGGCAGCGCTCACGGCCGTACCTCTTCTCCaactccctcccccctcctgtgGTGGGCTGTGCCACCCGGGccgtggagctgctgctggcgtCCAATGAGATCGCAGAGAGCATGACGGCCAAAACCATGAG GTTCAGGAACAGGATGACGCAGGCCGGGTTCACCATCGCGGGCTCGGCTCACCCCATCTGTCCTGTGATGCTGGGGGACGCACGGCTCGCCTCTCTGATGTCCGACGACATGCTGAAGCTGG gtgtgtatgtgattgGATTCTCCTTCCCAGTCGTACCGAAGGGCAAAGCCAGAATCCGCGTCCAGATCTCAGCAGCCCACACAGACGAAGACATTGACCGCTGCGTTGACGCTTTCATCCAGACAGGCAAGAAGCATGGAGTCGTGTCCTAA
- the tom1 gene encoding target of Myb1 membrane trafficking protein isoform X2, which produces MEFLTGNPFSTSVGQRIERATSSSLPSEDWALNMEICDIVNSTDEGPRDAVRAIKKRIGGNKNFREVMLALTVLEACVKNCGHRFHILVSTRDFIEGVLVRAIIPRNNPPLVLHDRVLSIIQAWADAFRSSPDLTGVVSVYEDLRRKGLEFPMTELDGYSPIHTPDRSLPGNGPAVTLSAAPKSPKPPPVPPQPSEPKQNQEGPIVFTPQQVKKLKADLGVVQSNLTVMSDMMSQLDPVTAKLADMELLQQMYTVCKEMQDMLVKAVPRLSEEKLIEELLATNDEMNTTFTRYQRFERQMSNGQNATQKSPVYVNLADLSLATKSVNQSGVAAVPINSYLSQSAADTVSSQMERLSTSEADNLDTFSQKKNISQREQSEVAVDGLAQAPNTRLQNAGTDDSPASTRSSSPNLDWMVPVSQSSIMDDIEKWLAMEDEDDDFDDSDGVTSEEFDRFLAARAKAAERLPSLSASSQDANHSQS; this is translated from the exons ATGGAGTTTTTAACAGGGAATCCTTTCAGCACGTCTGTTGGACAACGAATAG AGCGTGCCACCAGCTCCAGCCTGCCGTCTGAAGACTGGGCCCTGAACATGGAAATCTGCGACATCGTCAACAGTACAGATGAAGG ACCGAGAGACGCGGTCAGAGCCATCAAGAAAAGGATCGGGGGGAACAAGAACTTCAGGGAGGTCATGCTGGCGCTGACG GTACTGGAGGCCTGTGTGAAGAACTGTGGCCACCGGTTCCACATTCTGGTGTCCACCCGGGATTTTATCGAAGGGGTTCTGGTCCGGGCAATTATACCAAGGAACAACCCTCCTTTGGTCCTGCATGACAGAGTGCTCAGCATCATACAG GCGTGGGCCGACGCATTCCGCAGCTCACCTGATCTGACGGGTGTGGTGTCTGTGTACGAAGACCTGCGAAGGAAAGGGCTGGAGTTCCCCATGACAGAGCTGGACGGCTACTCGCCCATCCACACCCCAGACAGG AGTTTGCCTGGGAACGGGCCTGCTGTCACTCTGTCTGCTGCACCCAAATCTCCCAAACCTCCCCCCGTCCCGCCCCAGCCCTCTGAGCCCAAACAGAACCAGGAGGGACCCATTGTCTTCACCCCCCAGCAG GTGAAGAAGCTGAAGGCGGACCTGGGAGTGGTGCAAAGCAACCTGACGGTGATGTCAGACATGATGAGCCAGCTGGATCCAGTCACAGCCAAACTCGCAGacatggagctgctgcag CAGATGTACACAGTGTGCAAGGAAATGCAAGACATGCTAGTGAAGGCGGTCCCTAGACTCAGTGAAGAGAAGCTGATTGAAGAGTTACTGGCTACTAACGATGAGATGAACACCACCTTCACTCGCTACCAGAG GTTTGAAAGGCAAATGTCAAATGGCCAAAATGCAACACAGAAG AGCCCCGTATACGTCAACCTCGCCGACCTCAGTCTTGCAACCAAGTCTGTCAACCAGTCAGGAGTTGCAGCGGTTCCCATCAACAGctatctcagccaatcagcagctgacACTGTGTCCAGTCAGATGGAAAGACTCA GTACAAGTGAAGCAGACAACTTGGAcacattttcacagaaaaaGAACATCTCACAGCG TGAGCAGAGTGAAGTTGCTGTGGATGGCCTGGCTCAAGCTCCGAACACCAGGCTACAAAATGCTGGAACG gatgaCAGCCCAGCCTCCACCCGCAGCTCCTCACCAAATTTAGACTGGATG gttcctgtcagtcagtctaGTATAATGGATGATATTGAGAAATGGCTGGCCATGGAGGATGAG GACGATGATTTTGATGATTCAGATGGTGTGACCAGTGAAG AGTTTGACAGGTTTTTGGCAGCGAGAGCAAAAGCAGCGGAGCGACTGCCGTCCCTGAGCGCCTCCTCGCAGGACGCCAACCACTCCCAGTCTTAG
- the tom1 gene encoding target of Myb1 membrane trafficking protein isoform X1 — translation MEFLTGNPFSTSVGQRIERATSSSLPSEDWALNMEICDIVNSTDEGPRDAVRAIKKRIGGNKNFREVMLALTVLEACVKNCGHRFHILVSTRDFIEGVLVRAIIPRNNPPLVLHDRVLSIIQAWADAFRSSPDLTGVVSVYEDLRRKGLEFPMTELDGYSPIHTPDRSLPGNGPAVTLSAAPKSPKPPPVPPQPSEPKQNQEGPIVFTPQQVKKLKADLGVVQSNLTVMSDMMSQLDPVTAKLADMELLQQMYTVCKEMQDMLVKAVPRLSEEKLIEELLATNDEMNTTFTRYQRFERQMSNGQNATQKSPVYVNLADLSLATKSVNQSGVAAVPINSYLSQSAADTVSSQMERLSTSEADNLDTFSQKKNISQREQSEVAVDGLAQAPNTRLQNAGTDDSPASTRSSSPNLDWMVKKGMVPVSQSSIMDDIEKWLAMEDEDDDFDDSDGVTSEEFDRFLAARAKAAERLPSLSASSQDANHSQS, via the exons ATGGAGTTTTTAACAGGGAATCCTTTCAGCACGTCTGTTGGACAACGAATAG AGCGTGCCACCAGCTCCAGCCTGCCGTCTGAAGACTGGGCCCTGAACATGGAAATCTGCGACATCGTCAACAGTACAGATGAAGG ACCGAGAGACGCGGTCAGAGCCATCAAGAAAAGGATCGGGGGGAACAAGAACTTCAGGGAGGTCATGCTGGCGCTGACG GTACTGGAGGCCTGTGTGAAGAACTGTGGCCACCGGTTCCACATTCTGGTGTCCACCCGGGATTTTATCGAAGGGGTTCTGGTCCGGGCAATTATACCAAGGAACAACCCTCCTTTGGTCCTGCATGACAGAGTGCTCAGCATCATACAG GCGTGGGCCGACGCATTCCGCAGCTCACCTGATCTGACGGGTGTGGTGTCTGTGTACGAAGACCTGCGAAGGAAAGGGCTGGAGTTCCCCATGACAGAGCTGGACGGCTACTCGCCCATCCACACCCCAGACAGG AGTTTGCCTGGGAACGGGCCTGCTGTCACTCTGTCTGCTGCACCCAAATCTCCCAAACCTCCCCCCGTCCCGCCCCAGCCCTCTGAGCCCAAACAGAACCAGGAGGGACCCATTGTCTTCACCCCCCAGCAG GTGAAGAAGCTGAAGGCGGACCTGGGAGTGGTGCAAAGCAACCTGACGGTGATGTCAGACATGATGAGCCAGCTGGATCCAGTCACAGCCAAACTCGCAGacatggagctgctgcag CAGATGTACACAGTGTGCAAGGAAATGCAAGACATGCTAGTGAAGGCGGTCCCTAGACTCAGTGAAGAGAAGCTGATTGAAGAGTTACTGGCTACTAACGATGAGATGAACACCACCTTCACTCGCTACCAGAG GTTTGAAAGGCAAATGTCAAATGGCCAAAATGCAACACAGAAG AGCCCCGTATACGTCAACCTCGCCGACCTCAGTCTTGCAACCAAGTCTGTCAACCAGTCAGGAGTTGCAGCGGTTCCCATCAACAGctatctcagccaatcagcagctgacACTGTGTCCAGTCAGATGGAAAGACTCA GTACAAGTGAAGCAGACAACTTGGAcacattttcacagaaaaaGAACATCTCACAGCG TGAGCAGAGTGAAGTTGCTGTGGATGGCCTGGCTCAAGCTCCGAACACCAGGCTACAAAATGCTGGAACG gatgaCAGCCCAGCCTCCACCCGCAGCTCCTCACCAAATTTAGACTGGATGGTAAAAAAGGGAATG gttcctgtcagtcagtctaGTATAATGGATGATATTGAGAAATGGCTGGCCATGGAGGATGAG GACGATGATTTTGATGATTCAGATGGTGTGACCAGTGAAG AGTTTGACAGGTTTTTGGCAGCGAGAGCAAAAGCAGCGGAGCGACTGCCGTCCCTGAGCGCCTCCTCGCAGGACGCCAACCACTCCCAGTCTTAG
- the tom1 gene encoding target of Myb1 membrane trafficking protein isoform X3, translating into MEFLTGNPFSTSVGQRIERATSSSLPSEDWALNMEICDIVNSTDEGPRDAVRAIKKRIGGNKNFREVMLALTVLEACVKNCGHRFHILVSTRDFIEGVLVRAIIPRNNPPLVLHDRVLSIIQAWADAFRSSPDLTGVVSVYEDLRRKGLEFPMTELDGYSPIHTPDRSLPGNGPAVTLSAAPKSPKPPPVPPQPSEPKQNQEGPIVFTPQQVKKLKADLGVVQSNLTVMSDMMSQLDPVTAKLADMELLQQMYTVCKEMQDMLVKAVPRLSEEKLIEELLATNDEMNTTFTRYQRFERQMSNGQNATQKSPVYVNLADLSLATKSVNQSGVAAVPINSYLSQSAADTVSSQMERLSTSEADNLDTFSQKKNISQREQSEVAVDGLAQAPNTRLQNAGTVPVSQSSIMDDIEKWLAMEDEDDDFDDSDGVTSEEFDRFLAARAKAAERLPSLSASSQDANHSQS; encoded by the exons ATGGAGTTTTTAACAGGGAATCCTTTCAGCACGTCTGTTGGACAACGAATAG AGCGTGCCACCAGCTCCAGCCTGCCGTCTGAAGACTGGGCCCTGAACATGGAAATCTGCGACATCGTCAACAGTACAGATGAAGG ACCGAGAGACGCGGTCAGAGCCATCAAGAAAAGGATCGGGGGGAACAAGAACTTCAGGGAGGTCATGCTGGCGCTGACG GTACTGGAGGCCTGTGTGAAGAACTGTGGCCACCGGTTCCACATTCTGGTGTCCACCCGGGATTTTATCGAAGGGGTTCTGGTCCGGGCAATTATACCAAGGAACAACCCTCCTTTGGTCCTGCATGACAGAGTGCTCAGCATCATACAG GCGTGGGCCGACGCATTCCGCAGCTCACCTGATCTGACGGGTGTGGTGTCTGTGTACGAAGACCTGCGAAGGAAAGGGCTGGAGTTCCCCATGACAGAGCTGGACGGCTACTCGCCCATCCACACCCCAGACAGG AGTTTGCCTGGGAACGGGCCTGCTGTCACTCTGTCTGCTGCACCCAAATCTCCCAAACCTCCCCCCGTCCCGCCCCAGCCCTCTGAGCCCAAACAGAACCAGGAGGGACCCATTGTCTTCACCCCCCAGCAG GTGAAGAAGCTGAAGGCGGACCTGGGAGTGGTGCAAAGCAACCTGACGGTGATGTCAGACATGATGAGCCAGCTGGATCCAGTCACAGCCAAACTCGCAGacatggagctgctgcag CAGATGTACACAGTGTGCAAGGAAATGCAAGACATGCTAGTGAAGGCGGTCCCTAGACTCAGTGAAGAGAAGCTGATTGAAGAGTTACTGGCTACTAACGATGAGATGAACACCACCTTCACTCGCTACCAGAG GTTTGAAAGGCAAATGTCAAATGGCCAAAATGCAACACAGAAG AGCCCCGTATACGTCAACCTCGCCGACCTCAGTCTTGCAACCAAGTCTGTCAACCAGTCAGGAGTTGCAGCGGTTCCCATCAACAGctatctcagccaatcagcagctgacACTGTGTCCAGTCAGATGGAAAGACTCA GTACAAGTGAAGCAGACAACTTGGAcacattttcacagaaaaaGAACATCTCACAGCG TGAGCAGAGTGAAGTTGCTGTGGATGGCCTGGCTCAAGCTCCGAACACCAGGCTACAAAATGCTGGAACG gttcctgtcagtcagtctaGTATAATGGATGATATTGAGAAATGGCTGGCCATGGAGGATGAG GACGATGATTTTGATGATTCAGATGGTGTGACCAGTGAAG AGTTTGACAGGTTTTTGGCAGCGAGAGCAAAAGCAGCGGAGCGACTGCCGTCCCTGAGCGCCTCCTCGCAGGACGCCAACCACTCCCAGTCTTAG
- the tom1 gene encoding target of Myb1 membrane trafficking protein isoform X4: MEFLTGNPFSTSVGQRIERATSSSLPSEDWALNMEICDIVNSTDEGPRDAVRAIKKRIGGNKNFREVMLALTVLEACVKNCGHRFHILVSTRDFIEGVLVRAIIPRNNPPLVLHDRVLSIIQAWADAFRSSPDLTGVVSVYEDLRRKGLEFPMTELDGYSPIHTPDRVKKLKADLGVVQSNLTVMSDMMSQLDPVTAKLADMELLQQMYTVCKEMQDMLVKAVPRLSEEKLIEELLATNDEMNTTFTRYQRFERQMSNGQNATQKSPVYVNLADLSLATKSVNQSGVAAVPINSYLSQSAADTVSSQMERLSTSEADNLDTFSQKKNISQREQSEVAVDGLAQAPNTRLQNAGTDDSPASTRSSSPNLDWMVKKGMVPVSQSSIMDDIEKWLAMEDEDDDFDDSDGVTSEEFDRFLAARAKAAERLPSLSASSQDANHSQS; the protein is encoded by the exons ATGGAGTTTTTAACAGGGAATCCTTTCAGCACGTCTGTTGGACAACGAATAG AGCGTGCCACCAGCTCCAGCCTGCCGTCTGAAGACTGGGCCCTGAACATGGAAATCTGCGACATCGTCAACAGTACAGATGAAGG ACCGAGAGACGCGGTCAGAGCCATCAAGAAAAGGATCGGGGGGAACAAGAACTTCAGGGAGGTCATGCTGGCGCTGACG GTACTGGAGGCCTGTGTGAAGAACTGTGGCCACCGGTTCCACATTCTGGTGTCCACCCGGGATTTTATCGAAGGGGTTCTGGTCCGGGCAATTATACCAAGGAACAACCCTCCTTTGGTCCTGCATGACAGAGTGCTCAGCATCATACAG GCGTGGGCCGACGCATTCCGCAGCTCACCTGATCTGACGGGTGTGGTGTCTGTGTACGAAGACCTGCGAAGGAAAGGGCTGGAGTTCCCCATGACAGAGCTGGACGGCTACTCGCCCATCCACACCCCAGACAGG GTGAAGAAGCTGAAGGCGGACCTGGGAGTGGTGCAAAGCAACCTGACGGTGATGTCAGACATGATGAGCCAGCTGGATCCAGTCACAGCCAAACTCGCAGacatggagctgctgcag CAGATGTACACAGTGTGCAAGGAAATGCAAGACATGCTAGTGAAGGCGGTCCCTAGACTCAGTGAAGAGAAGCTGATTGAAGAGTTACTGGCTACTAACGATGAGATGAACACCACCTTCACTCGCTACCAGAG GTTTGAAAGGCAAATGTCAAATGGCCAAAATGCAACACAGAAG AGCCCCGTATACGTCAACCTCGCCGACCTCAGTCTTGCAACCAAGTCTGTCAACCAGTCAGGAGTTGCAGCGGTTCCCATCAACAGctatctcagccaatcagcagctgacACTGTGTCCAGTCAGATGGAAAGACTCA GTACAAGTGAAGCAGACAACTTGGAcacattttcacagaaaaaGAACATCTCACAGCG TGAGCAGAGTGAAGTTGCTGTGGATGGCCTGGCTCAAGCTCCGAACACCAGGCTACAAAATGCTGGAACG gatgaCAGCCCAGCCTCCACCCGCAGCTCCTCACCAAATTTAGACTGGATGGTAAAAAAGGGAATG gttcctgtcagtcagtctaGTATAATGGATGATATTGAGAAATGGCTGGCCATGGAGGATGAG GACGATGATTTTGATGATTCAGATGGTGTGACCAGTGAAG AGTTTGACAGGTTTTTGGCAGCGAGAGCAAAAGCAGCGGAGCGACTGCCGTCCCTGAGCGCCTCCTCGCAGGACGCCAACCACTCCCAGTCTTAG